In Campylobacter vicugnae, a genomic segment contains:
- a CDS encoding diacylglycerol kinase, whose protein sequence is MKPKYHFYSNTIYALSGLKAMVKNEHSFRIELFIIIPLFIAIWFLPLSGIEQIILGVSLLFILAMECVNSAIEACVDIITPDFHPLAKIAKDCGSAAVFIAISSAVLCWGVIIFGMVFDA, encoded by the coding sequence ATGAAACCTAAATACCACTTTTATAGCAATACAATATACGCATTAAGCGGCTTAAAAGCGATGGTAAAAAATGAACACTCATTTAGAATTGAGCTATTTATCATTATACCCTTATTTATAGCTATTTGGTTTTTGCCACTTAGTGGTATAGAGCAGATTATACTTGGGGTAAGCTTGCTTTTTATCCTTGCTATGGAGTGCGTAAATAGCGCTATTGAGGCTTGCGTGGATATCATCACTCCAGATTTTCACCCTTTAGCCAAAATCGCCAAAGATTGCGGGAGTGCAGCTGTATTTATAGCTATTAGTAGTGCTGTTTTATGCTGGGGTGTGATAATATTTGGGATGGTTTTTGATGCTTAG
- a CDS encoding NnrS family protein — translation MIKDSLIYDFFAHPMRIYYIFAGILAIFGALVLIFRIGDFISFHQFIFLELFCAAAFCGFLFTAVPDWANYKKSLMSYSISGFLILILALISQILGFNGHIFIAIFWSFLALVVSFWLILGKNYDNFALIFLLFSITLVEILGLFYGLNSYALLHCYVAGIILIGFRVSMTLGNLALDKKFGKDNNTYTFIPNPILKNISFLSIITLAYATLLNLNLETQGFIAFGAGLITLSLLAQWHYKFFLSVHYTLIYYILLLGSGILYSAFGLNLLLGLDFSSKILHGITIWTLLGFVFFIFNVSSLRHSGQVVLNLPICGKMGLGFLFIAVISRVFLSDFWDSFYITVPAIFVGLVFLMFSGRYFIIYKNNPFTDDPK, via the coding sequence TTGATTAAAGATAGTTTGATTTATGATTTTTTTGCTCATCCGATGAGAATATACTATATTTTTGCTGGTATTTTAGCAATTTTTGGTGCTTTGGTTTTGATATTTAGGATTGGGGATTTTATATCTTTTCATCAATTTATATTTTTAGAGCTTTTTTGTGCTGCAGCTTTTTGCGGATTTTTATTTACTGCTGTGCCTGATTGGGCTAATTATAAAAAAAGTTTAATGAGTTATAGTATAAGTGGATTTCTCATTTTAATTTTAGCTTTAATATCTCAAATTTTAGGATTTAATGGGCATATTTTTATAGCTATTTTTTGGAGTTTTTTAGCTTTAGTTGTATCTTTTTGGCTTATTTTAGGTAAAAATTATGATAATTTTGCCTTAATCTTTTTGCTATTTAGTATCACTTTGGTTGAAATTTTAGGGCTATTTTATGGGCTTAACTCTTATGCGCTTTTGCACTGCTATGTAGCTGGAATTATTTTAATTGGTTTTAGAGTTAGTATGACGCTTGGCAATCTTGCACTTGATAAAAAATTTGGCAAAGATAATAATACATATACATTTATTCCAAATCCAATTTTAAAAAATATATCATTTTTATCAATTATTACTTTAGCTTATGCGACTCTTTTAAATTTAAATTTAGAAACACAAGGATTTATAGCTTTTGGAGCTGGGCTTATCACTCTTAGTTTGCTAGCTCAATGGCACTATAAATTCTTTCTTAGTGTGCATTATACATTGATTTACTATATTTTACTTTTAGGTAGTGGGATTTTATATAGCGCTTTTGGATTAAATTTGCTTTTAGGGCTTGATTTTAGTAGCAAGATTTTGCACGGGATTACTATTTGGACTCTTCTTGGGTTTGTATTTTTTATCTTTAATGTATCATCTCTTCGCCATAGTGGTCAAGTTGTTTTAAATCTGCCAATATGTGGCAAAATGGGGCTTGGGTTTTTATTTATAGCAGTGATTTCTAGGGTATTTTTATCAGATTTTTGGGATAGTTTTTACATTACAGTGCCAGCTATTTTTGTAGGTCTTGTCTTTTTGATGTTTAGTGGAAGGTATTTTATAATCTATAAGAACAATCCATTTACAGATGATCCTAAATAA
- a CDS encoding ATP-binding cassette domain-containing protein produces MGVLSVENLSYHIAQKEIIKNFSLNVKKGEIVTLFGPSGCGKSTFLRVISGLLKPNDGKIKICKKIAYMFQEHRLFESLNAYENIAIVMQKPDPNQIYSMLEELGISKQEASRYPKELSGGMRARVAFIRAIVVGADLMLLDEPFSGLDFAMREILINKLKSIAKNSGISVILVTHDVYEACKISNRIIFLSRYGMNIEKSLQITQENLDENMIKSLFDSEFKGRIYFD; encoded by the coding sequence ATGGGTGTTTTAAGTGTTGAGAATTTAAGCTACCATATAGCTCAAAAAGAGATTATAAAAAATTTTAGTTTAAATGTTAAAAAAGGCGAGATTGTTACGCTTTTTGGTCCAAGTGGATGTGGTAAAAGTACATTTTTAAGAGTTATTAGCGGACTTTTAAAGCCAAATGATGGAAAGATAAAAATATGTAAAAAAATAGCCTATATGTTTCAAGAGCATAGACTTTTTGAGAGTCTTAATGCCTATGAAAATATCGCCATAGTAATGCAAAAGCCAGATCCAAACCAGATCTATTCTATGCTTGAAGAGCTAGGCATTAGCAAGCAAGAAGCAAGCAGATATCCAAAAGAGCTAAGTGGCGGTATGAGAGCTAGAGTAGCATTTATTAGAGCTATTGTTGTAGGTGCTGATTTAATGCTACTTGATGAGCCTTTTAGTGGGCTTGATTTTGCTATGCGAGAAATACTAATTAACAAATTAAAATCAATAGCCAAAAATAGCGGTATTAGTGTAATATTAGTTACTCATGATGTGTATGAAGCGTGTAAGATTTCTAATAGAATTATATTTTTATCAAGATATGGAATGAATATAGAAAAATCACTACAAATTACTCAAGAAAATTTGGACGAAAATATGATTAAATCGCTATTTGATAGTGAATTTAAAGGGAGAATATACTTTGATTAA
- a CDS encoding ABC transporter permease, whose protein sequence is MIIKDGIEIKLSPLHKISNYLIEGLSGLGLIAIFLGVWQIGSEFSGSFILPAPLDVLKRSFELITSSNSQISLTIYRTAISIVLAFIIGWVLGVIAGSFKTLAKIFKPLMDIFLAMPPIIWIVLALFWFEFGDMSVIFTVFIAIFPLSFANSMLSVITLDNRLNEVCIAYRLNLIKRLKAYYLPHILPYLLNSLNIITAMGVKIAIMAELLGASDGVGAKIADARAYLDTTEVLAYVVIMIGIILLFNFLVIKPINIIFLPWIKEN, encoded by the coding sequence ATGATAATAAAAGATGGAATTGAGATTAAGCTAAGCCCTTTGCATAAAATTAGTAACTATTTAATTGAAGGGCTTAGCGGACTTGGACTTATAGCTATATTTTTAGGCGTATGGCAGATCGGTTCTGAGTTTAGCGGTAGTTTTATCTTACCAGCTCCACTTGATGTGCTTAAGCGTTCATTTGAGCTAATTACAAGTAGCAATAGCCAAATTTCACTAACAATATATAGAACAGCTATTAGTATAGTTTTGGCCTTTATTATTGGGTGGGTTTTGGGCGTAATTGCAGGTAGTTTTAAAACCTTAGCCAAAATTTTTAAACCGCTGATGGATATATTTTTAGCTATGCCACCGATTATATGGATTGTTTTGGCTCTGTTTTGGTTTGAGTTTGGAGATATGAGTGTGATTTTTACTGTATTTATAGCAATTTTTCCTTTGAGTTTTGCTAATTCTATGCTAAGTGTAATTACGCTTGATAATAGACTAAATGAGGTTTGTATAGCTTATAGATTAAATTTAATCAAAAGATTAAAAGCCTACTATCTACCGCATATCTTACCCTATCTTTTAAATTCGCTAAATATCATAACAGCTATGGGGGTTAAAATAGCAATAATGGCCGAGCTTCTTGGTGCTAGTGATGGCGTAGGAGCTAAGATAGCTGATGCTAGAGCCTACCTTGATACTACTGAGGTTTTGGCTTATGTAGTTATTATGATAGGGATAATTTTGCTTTTTAATTTTCTTGTTATAAAACCTATTAATATTATATTTTTGCCTTGGATTAAGGAGAACTAA
- a CDS encoding ABC transporter substrate-binding protein, with translation MSSRREFLQHSIAFSIGALSIPNLLFSSEKLRLDIWNAPAIISLVVAVAMKQGEAKNLINLNYKEWRNPDQLRAGFASGSFLLSASPINVGLNLANQGLDVKMLNILTNGLNYIFSKGENLNSLKDLEGKKLIMAFKNDLPDIVFRALCIKNSINLNEIDITYVQTPPEAMMMFFKKDFDNILISEPMASAMSLTAKKNGVDVKRSLDIQKIWADTFKQVPTIPQAGLIVNGKFYQENLEFFNTFHKDLKEALVWINSSFDLAAQFGSKYLPIPQPAIKEALNYANLKVERCQDIAQNLDLFFDIIYDINPKLIGGKMPSKELYL, from the coding sequence ATGAGTAGTAGAAGAGAATTTTTACAACATAGCATAGCCTTTAGCATTGGGGCGTTGAGTATCCCAAATTTACTTTTTAGCAGTGAAAAATTAAGACTTGATATATGGAACGCACCTGCGATTATATCGCTTGTTGTGGCTGTAGCAATGAAGCAAGGAGAGGCAAAAAATTTAATAAATTTAAACTATAAAGAGTGGAGAAATCCAGACCAATTAAGAGCTGGGTTTGCTAGTGGTTCGTTTTTGCTTTCAGCATCACCTATAAATGTAGGGCTAAATTTGGCAAATCAAGGGCTTGATGTAAAAATGCTAAATATCTTAACAAATGGATTAAACTATATATTTAGCAAGGGTGAGAATTTAAACTCATTAAAAGATTTAGAAGGCAAAAAGCTAATTATGGCCTTTAAAAATGATTTGCCAGATATTGTCTTTAGAGCATTATGTATAAAAAATAGCATAAATTTAAATGAAATCGATATCACATATGTCCAGACTCCACCTGAGGCGATGATGATGTTTTTTAAAAAAGATTTTGATAATATCCTTATATCAGAGCCTATGGCCTCAGCAATGAGCTTAACAGCTAAGAAAAATGGAGTAGATGTAAAACGATCTTTAGATATACAAAAAATTTGGGCTGATACATTTAAACAAGTTCCTACAATTCCACAAGCTGGATTAATAGTAAATGGCAAGTTTTATCAAGAAAATTTGGAATTTTTCAATACCTTTCATAAGGATTTAAAAGAGGCTTTAGTATGGATAAACTCTAGTTTTGATCTAGCAGCACAATTTGGCTCTAAATACCTTCCTATCCCGCAACCAGCAATAAAAGAAGCTCTAAATTATGCGAATTTAAAAGTAGAACGATGTCAAGATATCGCTCAAAATTTAGATCTATTTTTTGATATTATTTATGATATAAACCCAAAATTAATAGGAGGTAAAATGCCTAGTAAAGAGCTATATCTATGA
- a CDS encoding sulfatase-like hydrolase/transferase yields the protein MDELKNANLDKYPNGDKISNKGLKEKLDYINAIAYNDYVVSEIFKLYKDENAIIFYISDHADEVYDFRESKGHNSAKASRYMIEIPFMIYLSDKAKNPQIIEKIKKAQNKPFMSDDFIHGFMDILGITSEDFEPSRSIFSDEFNTNRVRIFSGKDYDKELKN from the coding sequence ATGGATGAGCTTAAAAACGCTAATTTAGATAAATATCCAAATGGTGATAAAATCAGCAATAAAGGGCTAAAAGAGAAGCTAGATTATATCAACGCCATAGCTTACAATGATTATGTAGTAAGCGAAATTTTTAAACTCTATAAAGATGAAAATGCGATTATCTTTTATATTAGCGATCATGCTGATGAAGTATATGACTTTAGAGAATCTAAGGGGCATAACTCTGCTAAAGCATCTAGATATATGATTGAAATTCCATTTATGATATATCTTAGTGATAAGGCTAAAAATCCACAAATAATAGAAAAGATCAAAAAAGCCCAAAATAAGCCATTTATGAGCGATGATTTTATCCATGGATTTATGGATATTTTAGGTATTACAAGCGAGGATTTTGAGCCTAGTAGGAGTATATTTAGTGATGAATTTAACACTAATAGAGTTAGAATCTTTTCTGGCAAGGATTATGATAAAGAGTTAAAAAATTAA
- a CDS encoding LTA synthase family protein, translating to MLFALLEPSIEWGLKQFIKIFFQTFGLFFCLFYLFSFLPIKFKNILETCFVLIYAFIGIVEIFLFINFSNYLNPIFFDTLLASQASEAAEFMQSYFSLNVALALFGFIVASILFFYFPFKFNPKPLNSKVYFILFLIISVAIFSKGTKYLEDERLRLGGWFLTIKDGITEQNRYLNEFRALAKTLDTQMQKDYNLTTTLNIPKVVLIIGESTQRNYQSLYGFSLILRQI from the coding sequence TTGCTTTTTGCTTTGCTTGAGCCTAGCATAGAGTGGGGATTAAAGCAATTTATTAAGATATTTTTCCAAACTTTTGGGCTATTTTTTTGTCTATTTTATCTTTTTAGCTTTTTACCAATTAAATTTAAAAATATTTTAGAGACTTGTTTTGTGTTAATTTATGCATTTATTGGTATTGTTGAGATATTTTTATTTATCAATTTTTCAAACTATCTAAATCCAATATTTTTTGATACGCTTTTAGCCTCGCAAGCAAGTGAAGCTGCTGAGTTTATGCAAAGCTATTTTAGTTTAAATGTTGCTTTGGCTCTATTTGGCTTTATTGTGGCTTCTATTTTATTTTTCTATTTTCCTTTTAAATTTAATCCAAAACCACTAAATTCAAAAGTATATTTTATCCTTTTTCTTATCATATCAGTTGCTATTTTTTCAAAAGGGACAAAATATTTAGAAGATGAGAGGCTAAGGCTTGGCGGATGGTTTTTAACTATCAAAGATGGAATAACTGAACAAAACAGGTATCTAAATGAATTTAGAGCATTAGCTAAAACTCTAGATACTCAAATGCAAAAAGATTATAATCTAACTACAACTCTTAATATCCCAAAAGTCGTGCTAATAATTGGCGAATCTACTCAAAGAAACTACCAAAGTCTATATGGGTTTAGCTTGATACTACGCCAAATTTAA
- a CDS encoding MATE family efflux transporter produces MATKQLSLKALSIPIFFELFLRYLSLIINTLMVAAYSNFLVGAMGAGNQILDIFITIFAFLSIGCSVVITQAIGAKDKILARKVIHQSLFLNSILGLVCSIGILWHGDWILELMNVPKELMSQSIIYLHMLGICLFFDAVGIVLASIIRVYNRAYSVMLVTVLMDGITVIGNYYVLHYTQSELFGVGLSTIIGRVVAIIILVFMLVCLLKFKPTIKEFIKIERDVFNKIIKIGGWAAGENLLWIIQYTIAFGFVASLGKESLSVQTIYFQISLFIMLIGQAISIANEIIIGKLVGAKKLQIAYKHTWRALYISILASFLVALANFIFNQQTMSALNLNIELKELMIPLFTLSIFLEVARTFNIIMVNSLRASGDARFCFYSGVVFMFGVSLPVGYILCFNFGLGILGVWIGFCADEALRGITNAWRWKSKKWQDKAVV; encoded by the coding sequence ATGGCTACCAAACAACTCTCCTTAAAAGCTCTTAGTATTCCTATATTTTTTGAACTATTTTTGCGTTATTTATCGCTGATTATAAATACCTTAATGGTCGCTGCATACTCAAATTTTTTAGTTGGAGCTATGGGTGCTGGTAATCAAATTCTTGATATTTTTATAACTATTTTTGCATTTTTAAGTATCGGTTGTTCAGTTGTCATCACTCAAGCAATTGGAGCTAAAGATAAAATCCTAGCTAGAAAGGTAATCCACCAAAGTCTATTTTTAAATTCAATTTTAGGTTTAGTTTGTTCAATAGGTATTTTGTGGCATGGAGATTGGATTTTAGAATTAATGAATGTGCCAAAAGAGCTAATGAGCCAAAGTATAATCTACTTGCATATGCTTGGAATTTGCCTATTTTTTGATGCTGTTGGGATAGTTTTGGCATCAATAATTCGTGTTTATAATAGAGCTTATAGCGTGATGTTAGTAACTGTATTGATGGACGGCATTACAGTTATTGGCAATTACTATGTGTTGCATTATACGCAAAGTGAGCTATTTGGCGTAGGGTTATCTACGATTATAGGGCGTGTTGTAGCTATTATTATTTTGGTATTTATGCTAGTTTGCCTACTTAAATTTAAACCTACGATAAAAGAATTTATAAAAATTGAGCGTGATGTATTTAATAAAATTATAAAAATTGGTGGCTGGGCAGCTGGGGAGAATCTATTATGGATTATTCAATATACTATTGCTTTTGGTTTTGTAGCTAGTCTTGGCAAGGAGAGCTTGAGCGTCCAAACCATATATTTTCAAATTTCTTTATTTATAATGCTAATTGGTCAAGCAATCAGTATAGCAAATGAGATAATAATTGGCAAATTAGTAGGTGCTAAAAAACTACAAATAGCATATAAACACACTTGGCGTGCTTTATATATAAGTATTTTAGCATCATTTTTAGTAGCACTTGCTAACTTTATATTTAATCAGCAGACAATGAGTGCGTTAAATTTAAATATAGAATTAAAAGAGCTAATGATTCCACTATTTACTCTATCTATATTCTTAGAAGTTGCTAGAACATTTAATATTATAATGGTTAATTCACTTCGTGCTAGTGGAGATGCGAGATTTTGCTTTTATAGCGGAGTTGTATTTATGTTTGGGGTTTCGCTTCCAGTAGGTTATATTTTGTGTTTTAATTTTGGACTTGGAATTTTAGGTGTTTGGATTGGATTTTGTGCTGATGAGGCGCTGCGTGGTATCACTAATGCATGGCGTTGGAAAAGCAAAAAATGGCAAGATAAAGCCGTAGTTTGA
- the nrfH gene encoding cytochrome c nitrite reductase small subunit, with translation MWFLVVLVIIIAGAGYTFYNAKGMSYFSDDSAACNNCHVMNDVYASWRKSPHSREINGKPIASCNDCHLPNEFVNKWIAKAQSGVSHAYAFTFNLDDLPQNFTATKMSKNMVQANCVRCHSQMVSVVVNPTTTVNHANEQLSCVKCHANVGHTRGF, from the coding sequence ATGTGGTTTTTAGTTGTTTTAGTAATTATCATTGCAGGTGCTGGATATACTTTTTATAATGCCAAAGGTATGTCGTATTTTAGCGATGATAGTGCAGCCTGTAACAACTGCCATGTTATGAATGATGTATATGCTAGCTGGCGTAAAAGCCCACACTCAAGAGAGATTAACGGCAAGCCAATTGCAAGCTGTAATGACTGCCATTTACCAAATGAGTTTGTAAATAAATGGATAGCCAAAGCTCAAAGTGGTGTTTCTCACGCTTATGCATTTACCTTTAATCTAGATGATTTACCGCAAAATTTCACTGCGACTAAAATGAGTAAAAATATGGTACAAGCAAACTGTGTACGCTGTCACTCTCAAATGGTATCAGTAGTGGTAAATCCAACAACAACTGTAAATCATGCCAATGAACAGCTAAGCTGTGTAAAATGCCATGCTAATGTAGGTCATACACGCGGATTTTAA
- a CDS encoding ammonia-forming cytochrome c nitrite reductase subunit c552 — MKKALLAVLAIVVLIGFVLFNKDISSKKAQPDMAGVVSKEVVNMSDDDPRFDVWGKNFPEYVDMYSAVENEAPFETEFGGNHAYSKLIRYPQLTVLWAGYPFSMDANEERGHFWIQVDQMDTARNNKDFLNSHGFAGFGGQPAACMNCHSGWTKWLENNAALGDTPREKWVSFNSAKYWTMIKNVPALEGIAENSPEHSGPHGGKRMGVACADCHVPNTMELRVTRTALINALTKWRGYEADPVTGVKATRSEMRTLVCAQCHVEYYFRPTGEKVKTIGETIANDTSKKWWNGTQKTYDEFDSWRDGNKATEIEVAGIELVFPWKQWGKNEPFRIEMFDEYYDENSTRSIFPQDWAHKITKAPMLKIQHPETELYSSSVHAANGVSCADCHMPYVRKGSSKMTNHNVTSPLKDINAACKSCHTQSEEYLKAQITDIQRSIAFDLRSVEYATVSLINDIKNMRDRLATLPEFQKDGKADDKKISAVLKEVLELHRKGQMRGDFIGAENSTGFHSPREASRMLLQALEMARMGQTKLAEIALQYGFSDFKTSNLGFEDIQKLNPGDIRYKVDLNDARQSTGKNHKAGDRYYEHHNINDGPDAKLLELDKNNKPYNYKVLD; from the coding sequence ATGAAAAAGGCTCTTTTGGCGGTATTAGCTATTGTTGTCTTGATCGGCTTTGTGCTATTTAACAAAGACATTTCAAGCAAAAAAGCTCAGCCTGATATGGCTGGCGTAGTCTCTAAAGAAGTGGTGAATATGAGCGATGATGATCCACGCTTTGATGTTTGGGGTAAAAATTTCCCTGAATATGTAGATATGTATTCAGCAGTTGAAAATGAAGCACCATTTGAGACTGAATTTGGTGGTAACCACGCATATTCTAAACTAATTAGATATCCACAACTTACAGTTTTATGGGCTGGATATCCATTCTCTATGGACGCAAATGAAGAACGCGGCCACTTCTGGATCCAAGTAGATCAAATGGATACAGCAAGAAACAATAAAGACTTCTTAAATTCACACGGTTTTGCAGGTTTTGGTGGTCAGCCAGCTGCTTGTATGAACTGCCACAGCGGTTGGACAAAATGGCTAGAAAATAACGCTGCTCTAGGCGATACACCTCGTGAAAAATGGGTATCATTTAACAGTGCTAAATACTGGACAATGATCAAAAATGTACCAGCTCTAGAAGGCATAGCAGAAAATAGCCCAGAACATAGCGGCCCTCACGGCGGTAAAAGAATGGGTGTTGCCTGTGCTGATTGTCACGTACCAAACACAATGGAACTTCGTGTAACTCGTACAGCTCTAATTAACGCTTTAACAAAATGGAGAGGCTACGAAGCAGATCCAGTAACTGGTGTTAAAGCTACAAGAAGTGAAATGAGAACTCTAGTTTGTGCGCAATGCCACGTTGAATACTACTTCCGCCCAACTGGTGAGAAAGTAAAAACTATCGGTGAAACAATCGCTAATGATACTAGCAAAAAATGGTGGAACGGCACTCAAAAAACTTATGATGAGTTTGATAGCTGGAGAGATGGCAACAAAGCTACTGAAATTGAAGTTGCAGGTATTGAGCTAGTATTCCCATGGAAACAATGGGGTAAAAATGAGCCATTTAGAATTGAAATGTTTGATGAGTACTATGATGAAAACTCAACTCGCAGCATATTCCCACAAGATTGGGCTCACAAAATTACTAAAGCACCAATGCTAAAAATCCAACACCCTGAAACAGAGCTATACTCAAGCTCAGTTCACGCAGCAAATGGTGTAAGTTGTGCTGATTGTCATATGCCATATGTAAGAAAAGGCTCAAGCAAAATGACAAATCACAATGTAACTTCTCCGCTTAAAGATATCAACGCTGCTTGTAAAAGCTGCCATACTCAAAGCGAAGAGTACCTAAAAGCGCAAATCACTGATATCCAAAGATCAATCGCATTTGATCTAAGATCTGTGGAGTATGCTACAGTAAGCCTAATCAACGATATCAAAAATATGCGTGATAGACTTGCAACTCTACCTGAATTCCAAAAAGATGGCAAAGCAGATGATAAGAAAATATCTGCAGTGCTAAAAGAAGTTTTAGAGTTACATAGAAAAGGTCAAATGAGAGGTGACTTCATAGGTGCTGAAAACTCAACAGGTTTCCACAGCCCAAGAGAAGCTAGCAGAATGCTACTTCAAGCTCTAGAAATGGCTAGAATGGGTCAAACTAAACTAGCTGAAATAGCGCTACAATACGGATTTAGCGATTTTAAAACTAGCAACCTAGGTTTTGAAGATATTCAAAAACTAAACCCAGGCGATATTCGCTATAAAGTTGATCTAAATGACGCTCGCCAAAGCACAGGTAAAAACCATAAAGCAGGCGATCGCTACTATGAACATCATAATATAAATGATGGTCCAGATGCTAAACTTTTAGAGCTAGATAAAAACAACAAACCTTACAACTATAAGGTTCTTGACTAA